In one Nitrososphaera viennensis EN76 genomic region, the following are encoded:
- a CDS encoding ribbon-helix-helix domain-containing protein has product MMARALVTLPDNLMEIVDSLKGTMGEGRSDIIRAIVTSWMSEKGYLRGDKNE; this is encoded by the coding sequence ATGATGGCGAGGGCTTTAGTGACACTCCCCGATAACTTGATGGAGATTGTCGATAGCCTGAAAGGTACGATGGGAGAGGGCAGGTCAGACATAATTAGGGCGATAGTTACTTCATGGATGTCTGAGAAGGGATACCTGAGGGGAGACAAGAATGAGTAA
- a CDS encoding IS6 family transposase — protein MSKTASTTEENENVRCKYCMSYKVVKDGKVHGQQVYRCRNCSHRFYNNGQPSKMKVKKHVIVAALNLYFDGLSVRKVQNQLAQLMGEKVDSSTIYRWIVKYSTLVSKFCEEKMNPETSGKWHEDETMIKCEGRNVWFWEMIDEETKFLVGSHLGGERTIEETMKIFESANRITKERPKVIFVDGSNSYDRAFNKVYYSRYKANRVELVKRVGIQARTTNNVVERVHGTLKDRLRPMRGLKNEKASKILLDGYVVNYNYVRKHQTIKKTPAQRQASR, from the coding sequence GTGAGCAAAACGGCAAGCACGACAGAAGAAAACGAAAATGTCAGGTGCAAATATTGCATGTCCTACAAGGTAGTAAAAGACGGCAAGGTACACGGCCAGCAGGTCTACAGGTGCAGAAACTGCTCACACCGTTTTTACAACAACGGACAGCCTAGCAAGATGAAGGTAAAGAAGCATGTCATAGTGGCAGCCCTTAACCTATATTTCGATGGCCTGTCAGTCCGAAAGGTGCAGAACCAGCTTGCTCAACTGATGGGCGAAAAAGTTGATTCATCCACAATCTACCGTTGGATTGTCAAGTACTCCACATTGGTCAGCAAGTTCTGCGAAGAGAAGATGAACCCAGAGACATCAGGCAAGTGGCACGAAGATGAAACCATGATAAAGTGCGAGGGTAGAAACGTCTGGTTCTGGGAAATGATAGACGAAGAGACAAAATTCCTAGTTGGCTCACACCTAGGCGGCGAGCGCACAATCGAAGAGACAATGAAGATATTTGAAAGTGCAAACAGGATAACAAAAGAAAGGCCAAAAGTAATCTTTGTGGATGGTAGCAACAGCTATGACAGAGCGTTCAACAAGGTCTACTACAGCAGGTACAAGGCTAACCGCGTCGAGCTTGTCAAGCGTGTTGGCATTCAGGCAAGGACAACCAACAACGTCGTAGAGCGTGTACATGGAACGTTGAAAGACAGGCTGCGTCCTATGCGTGGACTAAAGAACGAAAAGGCATCTAAGATACTGCTTGACGGCTACGTTGTAAATTACAACTATGTCAGAAAGCACCAAACGATAAAGAAAACACCCGCGCAGCGGCAGGCATCCAGATAA
- a CDS encoding cytochrome b, translated as MGASLTYENSLTRFFRWMYAGVERTIFMGMKFTFPGRFVSPLGFLGMLTFVVFIILGITGALLMLWYEPILDRAWNSVKNINDTIPYGFHIRNIHYHASNGMVMLALLHMYYQYFSGRYKIRNEILWVTGIILGVLTILEAFTGYDIIFSERAELAISIAASLTNSIPIMGPQMREAFFGAGFHDFILRFYTFHVFMLPIALLGLMVVHFPRFLVFDVPMVMAVAGAIMLTGGVFPVGLGLPFDPHIPPGITVPEWYLTGLYAFLRTMYDKFVTGVAWPGLFIGALLLIPFVDRYKKFSWKDRPIITAVGITSLAQILVTTYWGFYIDPDTHKALLERLVIDPIFFYLVMIVLVPLSFGFTYMMIKLAKHAEANAKAQPKKAGKSSIELSQKWIYALFVVLIGFQVYLNIAAYYAVLDGMKNYSLFIVGIMMLVFAGMFHLYRYGKAQAKAPPPKPTPPAPKPAAAPPKPAPAVPTQEKPLAAPSGAQPAAKPAEKPAQLPPQKTAATTSPGPASGTKTAATTTTSSGAENSSNPDVKGPKSP; from the coding sequence ATGGGCGCTTCCTTAACGTATGAGAACAGCCTGACAAGATTCTTCCGGTGGATGTACGCCGGCGTAGAGCGAACTATATTCATGGGAATGAAGTTCACGTTCCCCGGAAGGTTCGTCAGCCCGCTTGGCTTCCTCGGAATGCTCACCTTCGTGGTATTCATAATTCTGGGCATCACCGGCGCGCTGCTCATGCTCTGGTACGAGCCTATCCTCGACAGGGCGTGGAACAGCGTCAAGAACATCAACGACACCATCCCCTACGGGTTCCACATACGCAACATCCACTACCACGCCTCAAACGGCATGGTCATGCTTGCCCTCCTCCACATGTATTACCAGTATTTCAGTGGTAGGTACAAGATCAGGAACGAGATCCTGTGGGTGACAGGCATCATACTGGGCGTGCTCACGATTCTCGAGGCATTCACTGGCTACGACATCATATTCTCAGAGCGCGCAGAACTTGCAATCTCTATCGCCGCGTCGCTTACCAACTCTATACCCATCATGGGTCCGCAGATGCGCGAAGCGTTCTTTGGCGCCGGGTTCCACGACTTTATCCTGCGCTTTTACACCTTCCACGTGTTCATGCTTCCAATCGCGCTGCTTGGCCTCATGGTAGTCCACTTTCCCAGATTCCTGGTGTTTGACGTGCCGATGGTCATGGCGGTCGCCGGCGCAATCATGCTCACGGGAGGAGTGTTCCCGGTCGGCCTCGGGCTGCCGTTCGATCCCCACATACCTCCGGGCATCACGGTGCCAGAGTGGTATCTCACGGGCCTATACGCGTTCCTCAGGACGATGTACGACAAGTTCGTCACAGGCGTCGCGTGGCCGGGCCTGTTCATTGGCGCGCTCTTGCTCATACCGTTTGTCGACAGGTACAAGAAATTCTCCTGGAAGGACAGGCCGATTATCACCGCGGTAGGCATCACCAGCCTTGCGCAGATACTTGTCACCACATACTGGGGATTCTACATCGACCCGGACACGCACAAGGCGCTGCTAGAGAGGCTAGTCATCGACCCTATATTCTTCTATCTGGTCATGATAGTGCTCGTGCCACTGTCGTTTGGCTTTACCTACATGATGATAAAGCTGGCCAAGCACGCAGAGGCCAACGCCAAGGCGCAGCCCAAAAAGGCCGGCAAGTCTTCAATAGAGCTGTCGCAAAAGTGGATCTACGCCCTGTTCGTGGTCCTCATAGGGTTTCAGGTGTACCTGAACATTGCCGCATACTATGCAGTGCTTGACGGCATGAAGAACTACTCGCTGTTCATAGTAGGCATCATGATGCTCGTCTTTGCAGGCATGTTCCACCTCTACAGGTATGGCAAGGCGCAGGCAAAGGCGCCACCGCCCAAGCCGACCCCGCCGGCACCCAAGCCAGCGGCAGCGCCTCCAAAGCCGGCGCCTGCAGTACCGACGCAGGAAAAGCCGCTTGCCGCTCCTTCAGGCGCGCAGCCAGCGGCCAAGCCGGCAGAAAAGCCAGCGCAGCTCCCGCCGCAAAAGACTGCAGCAACAACATCCCCAGGTCCCGCTTCAGGAACCAAGACAGCAGCAACCACCACTACAAGCAGCGGCGCAGAAAATAGCAGCAATCCAGACGTCAAGGGCCCGAAAAGCCCATGA
- a CDS encoding alpha/beta fold hydrolase, whose translation MPQRMTKVNGLATRYLDYGSPAKGAKDLVLLHGLGASLERWLLVAPTLSKYFRVIVPDIVGFGYSDKPTVEYTMDFFTDFFDKFLQNLGIEKPHIVGSSFGGHLAAEYAIRNRRKIDKLALASPAGVMRTSTPILDQYIMAALYPTYENALKAFRDMAHDPSIVDEGTVTDFVRRMNLPNAKYAFMSTLLGMRYSPPLRGRLSSVIAPTLVIWGDEDRMIPVQYAKEFREVPNNELVVIKDCGHTPYIEKPKTFNRIVLKFLAGKEELVP comes from the coding sequence ATGCCGCAGCGGATGACAAAGGTCAACGGGCTTGCCACAAGGTACCTCGACTACGGATCTCCAGCCAAGGGCGCCAAGGACCTCGTCCTCCTGCACGGCCTAGGCGCCTCGCTGGAGCGCTGGCTGCTCGTGGCGCCCACTCTGTCAAAATATTTCCGAGTGATAGTGCCGGACATTGTCGGCTTTGGGTACAGCGACAAGCCCACGGTGGAATACACCATGGACTTTTTCACCGATTTTTTCGACAAGTTTCTCCAGAACCTCGGCATCGAAAAGCCTCACATCGTCGGCTCGTCCTTTGGCGGCCACCTGGCCGCAGAGTACGCTATCCGCAACAGGCGCAAGATTGACAAGTTGGCGCTTGCCTCGCCGGCGGGCGTCATGCGCACGTCGACTCCAATCCTTGACCAGTACATAATGGCCGCGCTCTACCCCACGTACGAAAACGCCCTGAAGGCGTTCCGCGACATGGCGCACGACCCGTCCATAGTCGATGAAGGGACGGTGACAGATTTCGTCAGGAGGATGAACCTGCCAAACGCGAAATACGCGTTCATGTCGACGCTCCTTGGCATGAGGTACTCTCCGCCGCTCAGGGGCAGGCTGTCGTCGGTAATCGCGCCGACCCTGGTGATATGGGGCGACGAGGACAGGATGATCCCTGTCCAGTACGCCAAAGAGTTCCGGGAAGTGCCAAACAACGAGCTTGTCGTGATAAAGGACTGCGGGCACACACCCTACATCGAAAAGCCGAAGACTTTTAACAGAATAGTGCTAAAGTTCCTTGCGGGAAAGGAAGAGCTTGTCCCCTAG
- a CDS encoding twin-arginine translocation signal domain-containing protein, translating to MAQTPPPPTGGKVSRRDFLKLMAAAGTVMTFTPFVDWGKFLPNPTGNLSERQPVELPDGSQANVKDFPVNHSEAIIYPKTDDEVLNQEAFRTWQFIRLPEELGGAKNDASAFRIYSMVCLHLWCLWKYFPDTGRKRGECPCHGSMYDPMTGKAFAGPASLQGPPSNVLPMLNVEVDKDGKIWIMPPTWSPDKNGIVGYGRFLNV from the coding sequence ATGGCGCAGACTCCTCCACCACCGACAGGAGGTAAGGTGTCAAGGCGTGACTTTTTAAAGCTCATGGCTGCTGCTGGCACCGTCATGACATTTACGCCGTTTGTAGACTGGGGCAAGTTCCTTCCAAACCCTACGGGAAACCTTAGCGAAAGGCAGCCCGTGGAGCTCCCGGACGGCAGTCAGGCTAACGTTAAAGATTTTCCGGTTAACCACTCTGAGGCAATCATCTACCCCAAGACCGACGATGAGGTCCTCAACCAGGAGGCTTTCCGCACATGGCAGTTCATCAGGCTGCCAGAGGAGCTTGGCGGTGCAAAGAACGATGCCTCTGCTTTTCGCATCTACAGCATGGTGTGCCTCCACCTCTGGTGCCTCTGGAAGTACTTTCCAGACACAGGCCGCAAGAGGGGAGAATGCCCCTGTCATGGCAGCATGTACGACCCGATGACGGGCAAGGCATTTGCAGGGCCGGCTTCACTCCAGGGCCCGCCCTCGAACGTGCTCCCGATGCTCAACGTTGAAGTCGACAAGGACGGCAAGATATGGATAATGCCTCCGACATGGAGTCCAGATAAAAACGGGATTGTTGGTTATGGGCGCTTCCTTAACGTATGA
- a CDS encoding AbrB/MazE/SpoVT family DNA-binding domain-containing protein, which yields MSSSSSNDNPTDPIEAFKKALEKGGEAQKDFARQFSAMQADAMQNYLAMLRGLSFYNAMFKTTVQSGGRISIPEAERQALDIDDGDLVQVIVIPIERRRKKADG from the coding sequence ATGAGCAGTAGTAGCAGCAACGACAACCCGACCGATCCCATCGAGGCTTTCAAGAAGGCGCTGGAGAAGGGTGGTGAGGCCCAGAAGGACTTTGCCCGCCAGTTTTCCGCGATGCAGGCAGACGCCATGCAGAACTACCTTGCCATGCTGCGCGGCCTGAGCTTTTACAACGCCATGTTCAAGACCACGGTCCAGAGCGGGGGCAGGATTTCCATACCGGAAGCCGAGAGGCAGGCGCTTGACATCGACGACGGCGACTTGGTGCAGGTGATAGTGATCCCCATAGAGCGCCGGAGAAAAAAGGCCGACGGCTAG
- a CDS encoding winged helix-turn-helix domain-containing protein codes for MKNRSRMDIASAMLEIAQGGAIKTRIMYSAFISFPQLKEYLEILVDRGMLEYAPKEGVYRTTESGRRFLKTYKEVGQTLYPKESKITKITATTTTTTAAGLH; via the coding sequence ATGAAAAACAGGAGCAGGATGGACATCGCTTCAGCCATGCTTGAGATAGCGCAGGGCGGGGCAATAAAGACCCGGATAATGTACAGCGCCTTTATTTCATTCCCGCAACTGAAGGAATACCTGGAGATCCTGGTGGACAGGGGCATGCTGGAATACGCCCCGAAGGAAGGGGTGTATCGCACCACGGAGAGCGGCAGGCGGTTTTTAAAGACGTACAAAGAAGTGGGACAGACGTTATACCCCAAAGAGAGCAAGATAACAAAGATAACTGCCACTACAACTACGACTACTGCCGCCGGCCTGCACTGA
- a CDS encoding cupredoxin domain-containing protein, whose translation MTNHAGGISIIAFVIAVGISMGYYQYMYVPAVNAKPILPPAVLNPPETLTVKITPGSSVESNPKFFEPKDMRSAIGLNNHIIWQNNDQVPHSVTSDDGYIDKINGKFDTLATIGLIPGGETWEFTITAVGTYHYHCEPHPWMQGSIEVTESFA comes from the coding sequence ATGACAAACCACGCCGGCGGCATCAGCATTATCGCGTTCGTCATCGCAGTAGGCATAAGCATGGGCTACTACCAGTACATGTACGTCCCGGCAGTCAATGCCAAGCCGATCCTCCCGCCAGCAGTGCTGAACCCGCCAGAAACCCTGACAGTCAAGATAACCCCAGGCTCGTCCGTTGAATCCAACCCCAAGTTCTTTGAACCGAAGGACATGCGCTCTGCAATCGGCCTGAACAACCACATCATATGGCAGAACAACGATCAAGTCCCACACAGCGTAACCAGCGACGACGGATATATCGACAAGATAAACGGCAAGTTTGATACGCTGGCCACAATCGGCCTCATCCCCGGCGGAGAGACGTGGGAGTTTACGATCACTGCAGTAGGGACGTACCACTACCACTGCGAGCCGCATCCGTGGATGCAGGGTTCTATCGAAGTAACAGAGAGCTTTGCCTAA
- a CDS encoding DNA-3-methyladenine glycosylase family protein yields the protein MRQPPLLTRFDPETSVNSGQVFLWEKSGQAWYGIHADKVVKFSNQDGVLVFESFPEEKDVERSMFRLDDDTDAIFAEIARDPLVQKLVASYPGLRLMRQDPVQCIISFACASNTNIPMIRRMLGALSRKYGQKVVADGKEFHTFPSVQALHKTSESELRACGLGYRAKAIKAAAGAMADGSLDLDYLKKADYGEARAELLKVHGIGPKIADCILLFSLDKLDAFPIDVWIARALASHYGWLAGKKMSEKKLTGRQYIEVSEAARRYFGRYAGYAQQFLYYHMRQDAGRKW from the coding sequence TTGAGGCAGCCGCCGCTCCTTACGCGTTTTGACCCGGAGACAAGCGTCAACAGCGGCCAGGTCTTTCTCTGGGAAAAGTCGGGGCAGGCATGGTACGGCATACACGCAGACAAGGTGGTAAAGTTTTCAAACCAGGATGGCGTGCTCGTCTTCGAGTCGTTTCCGGAAGAAAAAGACGTGGAGCGCAGCATGTTCCGGCTTGACGACGACACCGACGCTATATTTGCAGAGATTGCCAGGGACCCGCTCGTGCAAAAACTGGTTGCATCTTATCCGGGGCTCAGGCTCATGAGGCAGGACCCTGTGCAGTGCATCATCTCGTTTGCGTGCGCAAGCAACACCAACATACCCATGATACGGAGGATGCTTGGCGCGCTGTCAAGAAAGTACGGCCAGAAGGTAGTCGCCGACGGCAAAGAGTTTCACACTTTTCCTTCGGTGCAGGCGCTTCACAAAACTTCTGAAAGCGAGCTTCGCGCCTGCGGCCTGGGCTACAGGGCAAAGGCGATAAAAGCGGCGGCAGGGGCGATGGCAGACGGCTCGCTTGATCTTGATTACCTTAAAAAAGCAGATTACGGCGAGGCCAGGGCCGAACTGCTAAAGGTGCACGGAATCGGCCCCAAAATAGCAGACTGCATACTGCTCTTTTCGCTGGACAAGCTGGACGCCTTTCCAATAGACGTCTGGATAGCGCGCGCACTTGCAAGCCACTACGGCTGGCTTGCCGGTAAGAAAATGAGCGAAAAGAAGCTGACCGGACGCCAATATATCGAAGTATCGGAAGCCGCGCGCAGGTACTTTGGCAGGTACGCGGGCTATGCACAGCAGTTCCTCTACTACCACATGAGGCAGGACGCGGGCAGAAAGTGGTAG